One Eremothecium cymbalariae DBVPG#7215 chromosome 2, complete sequence DNA window includes the following coding sequences:
- the URK1 gene encoding uridine kinase URK1 (similar to Ashbya gossypii ADR288W): MLVNQGTQAEAEMSSATSPSKKQNRTNSSNVRPLVNDTASGSHYSPPWITPYIIGVGGTSGSGKTSVAAKIVSSINTPWTVLISLDNFYKPLSAEDHSKAFRNEYDFDEPKALDMDLAYECLLALKEGKKVTMPVYSFVHHNRVPDKNICIYGASVVVFEGIYALYEERMSSLMDLKIYVDADLDICLARRLSRDIISRGRDLESCITQWERFVKPNAEKFVKPTMKNADVIFPSISDNSIATKMLIGHIKSKLQQKSQDHIEYLVELGHKSLPLDNLETIHQLEQTNQVASLKTMVLDRSLDRDGFVFYFDRIATILVSKALDWIPASKCSRPVITSYGHELENAIDVNFDKVTAINIVRSGDCFMTSLRKAIPNISIGKLLIQSDSQTGEPQLHCELLPNNIDSGFEQVLLMDAQIISGAAIIMAIQVLIDHGVELSKIKVIVYLATETGIRRIINAFQNRIVIYAGEIVSEKAMADGKCNWARVRFIDSRYFGCD; encoded by the coding sequence ATGTTAGTGAACCAAGGAACACAAGCGGAGGCTGAGATGAGTTCAGCAACTTCTCCATCGAAGAAGCAGAATAGGACGAACTCAAGTAATGTACGCCCTCTTGTTAATGATACTGCATCTGGGTCTCACTATAGCCCTCCTTGGATTACACCATATATCATAGGTGTTGGCGGTACTTCTGGATCGGGCAAAACGAGTGTTGCGGCAAAGATTGTGTCATCGATCAATACACCATGGACGGTATTAATCTCATTGGATAATTTTTATAAGCCGTTGAGCGCTGAGGATCATTCTAAAGCTTTTAGAAATGAAtatgattttgatgaacCTAAGGCTTTAGATATGGACCTTGCCTATGAATGCCTGCTAGCTTTGAAGGAGGGTAAGAAGGTTACAATGCCAGTGTACAGTTTTGTGCATCATAATCGGGTACCAGACAAAAACATTTGTATATATGGGGCTagtgttgttgttttcgAAGGTATTTACGCACTTTATGAAGAGCGGATGTCCAGTTTGATGGATTTGAAGATCTACGTGGATGCAGACTTGGATATTTGTTTGGCTAGGAGGTTATCTCGTGATATTATATCGAGAGGTAGGGACCTCGAAAGTTGCATCACCCAGTGGGAAAGATTTGTAAAGCCCAATGCCGAAAAGTTTGTAAAGCCTACTATGAAGAATGCTGATGTGATCTTCCCCTCTATATCTGATAATAGCATTGCCACAAAGATGTTGATTGGACATATCAAATCGAAGTTGCAACAAAAATCGCAAGATCACATTGAATACTTAGTTGAATTGGGCCATAAATCTTTGCCGTTGGATAATTTAGAGACGATCCATCAGTTGGAACAAACCAACCAGGTTGCATCATTGAAAACCATGGTTCTTGACAGAAGTCTAGATCGTGATGGTTTTGTATTTTACTTTGACAGAATTGCAACAATTTTGGTTTCTAAAGCGTTGGATTGGATCCCTGCTTCTAAATGTTCAAGACCTGTTATAACATCTTATGGACATGAGCTAGAAAATGCTATAGATGTGAATTTCGATAAGGTTACAGCAATAAATATTGTCAGATCGGGTGATTGTTTTATGACGTCTCTCCGCAAGGCTATTCCgaatatttcaattggGAAGCTCTTGATTCAATCGGACTCACAGACTGGTGAGCCACAGCTACATTGCGAGCTCTTGCCTAATAACATCGACAGTGGCTTTGAGCAAGTTTTATTGATGGATGCTCAGATTATTTCTGGCGCGGCTATCATTATGGCTATACAAGTCTTGATAGATCACGGTGTTGAACTCTCTAAAATAAAGGTGATTGTTTATCTAGCAACTGAAACTGGAATTAGAAGAATAATTAATGCCTTCCAAAACAGAATTGTAATTTACGCTGGAGAAATCGTGTCTGAAAAAGCGATGGCAGATGGCAAATGTAATTGGGCTAGGGTAAGGTTTATTGACTCAAGGTACTTTGGATGTGATTGA
- the PHO91 gene encoding Pho91p (similar to Ashbya gossypii ADR289C), producing the protein MKFSHSLQFNAVPEWSSKYIAYSQLKKLAYELRKEKLYGSSKEDRDDEGRTPLVREDERYDERFMVALDKELRKIDKFFVSQETGILSNYEELKDDVEEFQREVEFAVKLHNGGSGGGSGGRKAGKRHSGGSSDEGSLGGSGVVGDDYAGMVDAHSRKDAAIPLLKQRPTTGAGSDVVESEPRMLLQKRLVMMFTQLSELRSYFELNRTGFSKICKKFDKLLETDVKQRYLSELTAKYYIFDPATIENISRCIDQTIVMYARLKRGGSSGNYVADNSVNFQEAENELSLHLREHVVWERNTVWKEMLNLERKSQTVKTHKLTNKPARIVANEVHVNSTLGASDLLRLTPKDWFNWLLSCTSLLKFICITFVFFGLLNFSPLQDKLQKNCLAILIYTSLLWATETIPLFVTSMLVPFLVVVFPVLRSAETNSVMSAKEASSFILSSMWSGVIMLLLGGFTLAAALSKYNIAQVLSTHILSSAGTNPKAILLVNMLVALFTSMWVSNVAAPVLCYSVIQPLLRTLPRGSNFAKSLILGVALASNIGGMASPIASPQNIISIGAMNPPPSWLEWFFISIPVCEISVFLIWILLLVTFPRDNNLKLPNLHPTNESFSLRQWYVIFVTILTIILWCFANQLSSLVGDMGIISITPMVLLFGTGLLDSDDFNNFMWTIVILAMGGSCLGKAVMSSGLLNTMAHIIKAHLENSPLFLIVLVFGVAILTMATFVSHTVAAMILVPLMQEVGSSLPGGDHSRLLVMLTVLLCSGAMGLPTSGFPNVTAISMIDDFGDRYLNVNTFISRGVPASILTYTVIVTVGYFMMTILGF; encoded by the coding sequence atgaAGTTTTCGCATTCTTTGCAATTCAATGCCGTTCCTGAGTGGTCGTCTAAATATATTGCTTATTCTCAGCTGAAAAAGTTGGCTTATGAGCTGCGGAAGGAGAAGTTATACGGGAGTTCGAAGGAGGATCGGGATGATGAGGGGAGGACGCCTTTGGTGCGCGAGGATGAGAGGTACGATGAGCGATTTATGGTTGCACTTGATAAAGAGCTGAGGAAAATCGACAAGTTTTTTGTATCGCAGGAAACTGGGATTTTGTCCAACTATGAGGAGTTGAAGGACGATGTCGAGGAGTTTCAGCGGGAGGTTGAGTTTGCGGTGAAGCTGCATAATGGTGGTAGCGGCGGTGGTTCAGGGGGTCGTAAGGCTGGCAAACGGCATAGCGGAGGGTCTAGTGACGAGGGTTCTTTGGGTGGTTCTGGTGTGGTTGGGGATGATTATGCTGGCATGGTGGATGCCCATTCCCGGAAGGATGCAGCAATTCCTTTGCTCAAGCAGCGGCCAACAACAGGTGCAGGCTCGGATGTTGTGGAATCCGAGCCGCGTATGTTGTTGCAGAAGCGGTTGGTTATGATGTTTACCCAATTGTCGGAGCTGAGATCCTATTTTGAACTTAATCGTACGGGGTTTTCGAAAATCTGCAAGAAGTTTGATAAGTTATTGGAGACAGATGTCAAACAGAGATACTTGAGTGAGCTTACGGccaaatattatatctttgATCCTGCAACTATCGAAAATATTTCCCGTTGTATCGACCAGACCATCGTGATGTATGCGAGACTAAAGAGGGGCGGATCTAGCGGCAATTATGTAGCAGACAATTCAGTGAATTTTCAAGAAGCAGAGAATGAATTGTCTTTACACTTGAGAGAACATGTCGTTTGGGAGAGGAACACTGTGTGGAAAGAAATGCTCAACTTGGAAAGAAAGTCGCAAACTGTTAAAACTCATAAACTCACTAATAAGCCTGCTAGAATTGTCGCCAATGAAGTACATGTCAATTCAACGCTTGGAGCGAGTGATCTTCTGCGTTTAACGCCAAAGGACTGGTTTAACTGGTTATTAAGTTGCACCAGCTTACTAAAATTTATTTGCATCACAtttgtgttttttggtttgttgAACTTTTCTCCTTTGCAAGATAAGTTGCAGAAGAACTGTCTAGCAATCTTGATATACACCTCCTTACTGTGGGCTACAGAGACGATCCCGCTGTTCGTTACATCTATGCTGGTACCGTTTCTGGTGGTTGTTTTTCCAGTGTTACGTTCGGCTGAAACGAATTCCGTCATGTCGGCCAAAGAAGCTTCTAGTTTTATTCTTTCGTCTATGTGGTCTGGGGTGATCATGCTGTTACTTGGTGGTTTTACTTTAGCAGCGGCATTATCGAAGTATAATATTGCTCAAGTTTTATCAACTCACATTTTATCTTCTGCTGGAACAAATCCAAAGGCAATTTTGTTGGTCAATATGCTTGTGGCGCTCTTCACCTCTATGTGGGTGTCTAATGTTGCTGCACCAGTTCTTTGCTATTCTGTCATCCAACCGTTGTTACGCACGCTGCCCCGAGGTTCCAATTTTGCCAAGTCTCTAATATTGGGTGTAGCTCTGGCTTCTAACATTGGTGGTATGGCCTCTCCAATTGCCTCCCCTCAAAATATAATCTCAATTGGTGCCATGAATCCTCCTCCATCTTGGTTAGAATGGTTCTTCATTTCAATACCCGTTTGTGAAATTTCCGTTTTTTTGATCTGGATTTTATTACTAGTTACGTTTCCTAGGGATAATAACTTGAAATTGCCCAACTTACATCCTACTAACGAGTCATTCTCACTGAGACAGTGGTATGTCATATTTGTCACCATATTAACTATAATTTTATGGTGTTTTGCGAACCAATTGTCTAGTTTAGTTGGAGACATGGGTATTATTTCCATCACACCTATGGTACTGCTTTTCGGGACTGGTTTATTGGACTCTGatgattttaataatttcaTGTGGACTATTGTAATATTGGCTATGGGTGGGAGCTGTTTAGGTAAAGCAGTGATGTCTTCTGGTCTATTGAATACTATGGCACATATAATAAAAGCTCACCTAGAAAATTCTCCCCTCTTTTTGATTGTCTTAGTATTTGGGGTTGCAATTTTAACGATGGCTACATTTGTTTCACATACAGTAGCTGCAATGATTCTAGTACCTTTAATGCAAGAAGTTGGCAGCAGTTTACCTGGTGGTGATCATTCACGTTTGCTAGTTATGTTGACCGTACTATTGTGTTCAGGTGCCATGGGACTACCAACATCTGGTTTCCCTAATGTCACGGCTATATCAATGATAGACGATTTTGGGGACCGCTACTTGAATGTCAATACTTTCATCTCGAGAGGCGTACCTGCTAGTATATTAACTTATACAGTTATAGTTACTGTCGGCTACTTCATGATGACAATACTTGGATTTTAG